The sequence ATTTGGGGCTGGACCACGGGGGCAGCAGCCAAGGGGCGGAGTTTCCGGCGTCCGCGCAACTTATTTGCATACAAGGCTGGGGGTGTCGCTGTTTTGATGTGCCTCGTTTACGGATTCCTGcagtgtttcttttccttaacCGGAATTGAGGGGCGGGAGACGATGGTGTCAGGCGCCCGCGTGGGAGAAAAACATGGCTTATTTTGCATTCAACGAAGACCCCTGCATTGCGGCGGCTTTACATGTGATTTACACTATGCATGATTTGTAGCGAATGGAAACCACTGGGCCTGCGCCGTAGCCATCACCTGCCGAGACGCTTCCGGTAGCAGCGCGTGATTTGACCAAGCTTTTTCAAGTACCTCTCCGGCTAGCACGAGAAGCTCCGTCATTCCGTCACTTCCGCTCTTCCAAGCCGTTCAATAGGACAGAGACTGGAGCGGCCCCGGAAGTGATGCCACGGAGTTTCTAGCTTTTTCCGGTTCCGGCCTGGGGAGATTCCGTTTTGGCGACATGAAGCTGCTCACCCACAACCTGCTGAGCTCGCATGTGCGGGGGGTGGGGCCCCGTGGCTTCCCTCTGCGCCTCCAGGTATCGGCCGGGGGCAGTCTCGCGCCCGTGTCCTGGGGGACCAGGATCCGGCCCCTGCTTCACAAAACCCCTCCGCCCCGCAGGCCACCGAGGTCCGCATCAACCCCGTGGAGTTCAACCCCGACTTCGTGGCGCGTATGATACCCAAGGTGGAGTGGGCGGCGCTTCTGGAGGCGGCGGATACCGTGAGGACCCTTCCCCACGCCCGTGCTCGCCCTGAGTGGGGGGGGTGGACGGGGTCGGTCTCACCGCAGGCCAGGTAGCCTGGCAAGGGTCGGCATGCCCAGAGGTGATTTAGGCCTTTGCCCACAGTTGCACCTGGTCGAGGTACCCAAAGAGCCGATTGAAGGGTATGAGCATGACGAGAAGTTTCTGAGGAAGATGCACCACGTGCTGCTGGAGGTGAGAACCTGCCCATCGCCCGTTTCCCCGGCCAATCAGGCCGATGCTTCAAGTGCTCAGCTCTGTGTCCCGCTTTCCCGCAGGTGGATGTGTTGGAGGGCACCCTGCAGTGCCCAGAGTCTGGACGTCTGTTTCCCATCAGTCGTGGGATCCCCAACATGCTGCTGagcgatgaggaaactgagacttaatcGTGCGAGTCGCTAGTTTTTCATTCTGTAACTGTGTTCAAGGTCATGTGTATCCCCAACCCTTGATTCAGTGATACGCAAAACAGTGTTCTTGagcttgatatattttttttttctcattaaaggtTCAAAACCAAAAGCGGTTTCTCTTTGCagcaaatatacattaaaatagagTCTCTGTACAGCCAAGGGCTCTGGGCCCTGGCTTGCCCTATGTCCCTGCACCTCCCTGGccaaacccaaaaataaatatagtgtTATTGCTCTGCAGGGCATAGAGGCAGTGCTCCCCCTACCCCCTGAGGAGGCTGGGTGGgagctgatggggggggggggggaccctggcCACCCCAGGGGTccaggggctggagcctgcttggagttatTGCTTCAAGGGGGGGCAGTAATGCCCAATGCAAATGATGAGGAGAGGAGCGAAGGGGGCAGGGGCCTTTGCTCTCCAAAAACCCCTCTGCTCTGGAGAGAGGGTTGGATTAAGCAGCAGCAAAAGCATCACCCACTGGGAGACTGTGGcctccactcccttccctccctgagaTCAGGCTTCTGCTCCCCCCCACATACGTCCCCTGCAGCCCCCTATGGCTTCCGCAAGGCCCCCTTAACACTCTGGGGGCACGTTATGGCTTGCAAGGGACAGCACTGTGCCCAGAGCCTGGACACACACGTTCCCAGCTTCTAAGACcccctgggaggggggaggggagggcgtaGGGCCTGCTCCCAGGGGCTGATGGTATTGCCCTGGCCCTGCCAGCAGGCTGTGGCTCTGCCcagaccccagctctgcccccttgGGGCTGACCCCATACTGGGCGGGTCCTGCCAGCACCCCCACCCATGCCCACCCCTTGCCTCAGTCCATCATGGCCTCGAGCATCTCCAAGAAGAGCTTGTGCATGGGCACCTTGCCCTCCAGCTTCACCCCATAGAAATGGGCCAGCACTTTGCCCGCTGTCTGGCGAAGGAGTGGTAATGTGAGCAGCAGTCTGCCTGCCCGCCGCCGCTCGGCACCCCCTCCGGGGCCCGCCCGGCCTGCTTCGTACTCCAGCAGGGCCTCGTGTAGAGCTTCTCGCAGCTGCTCCACGGCCTCGGCATCCTCGATGTGCACAGAGTCTGCAAGGAGAGAGGAGAACGAGGCTGACGTGGGCCAGCTCCAGAAAGGGCACAGCCAACACCTGCTTGGGCACCGTTGGATGGGGTCTGAGAAGCCAGGCACAGGTTCGAGAGGCTGGCTGGGGCACCaactccctgcccctgcccatgAGCCAGGGCCCAcgcttcccccccgccccaactaTGGCCACCTCTTGTCCTCCCCGCCTTCCCCTCCACTAAATCGTTCACCTTTCCGTGTGAGGATGACACTAGAGCTCAAAACCCTACGTGCGGTTCCTGGGCCTGCCCTCGCCTTCTTCGTGACTTTGAACAAATCACCCTTCTCCCCTAAGCCCCAGTTTTCCTGGTGGGCAAGATGAGACCGGGCCACCATCAGAGCTGCAAGCTGGAAGGCCTTAGGGAGACACCTGTCCCTGCCTACCCCGGACTTACCTGAATTGGCAAGGGCCAGGGCTTTCAGCAGGACATACTCCTCACGCTCCAGCCTCAGGGCCTGTAGTCGCCTCACCAGCTGCAGCAGGGCAGCCCCTAGTTCCCCCAAGCCCGCTGCTCGCGCTCCCTCTTCATCCAGGACCAGGTCCTCGGCGAAGGCCAGCTCATCCTGCAGTGGCAGCGAGCGCTGGGCCACGCCCAACACCAAGACCTCCATCCATACGCTCTGCAGCACTGACATCTGGTCAGACAGGGACAG is a genomic window of Acinonyx jubatus isolate Ajub_Pintada_27869175 chromosome D1, VMU_Ajub_asm_v1.0, whole genome shotgun sequence containing:
- the TRMT112 gene encoding multifunctional methyltransferase subunit TRM112-like protein — protein: MKLLTHNLLSSHVRGVGPRGFPLRLQATEVRINPVEFNPDFVARMIPKVEWAALLEAADTLHLVEVPKEPIEGYEHDEKFLRKMHHVLLEVDVLEGTLQCPESGRLFPISRGIPNMLLSDEETET